The following is a genomic window from Marinococcus sp. PL1-022.
TCGATCCCGCTAGGCTCCACCATACATATTACGTCAACGACACTGGTTTGAGAATTACTTCTCCTCCGGTGTCGTTTTTGTATTAGTAAGTATATCTACTTTTTTTAGTTACAAAACTTGCCGATTAAAACCAGGTGAGGTATTATATATTCATTCCAAGATACATACTACGCCAACGACGCCGGTTTGAGGGACTATCCTCGGCCCGGCGTCGTTCTTTGTTTCGGCGGTATGTGTTTAGGCTGACAGTCTCGGCCTATTTATAATAGAGATTTTCGTTGGACAACGGAATCGATGCATGACAGTTTTCGCATGGCTGTTCGTTTCCGGTAACGTTGGCATCAGTGCCCAGCGTTTCCGGGGGCATTTGAATGGAAGCTGTGTTTTCGTGCCCGCATTCCGGACATTTCACCATTAACATTGATTATTCACCTCGCTTTTTGTAATGGTTTTCCCGCCCCTCCAGGGGTTATAACTTCAATTGTAAGAAAAATTTGTTAAATAAGAAGAAATGATTCTTTTGGCCTTGGTGCATATTCTTCGGAGAATATAAAAGAACGTGCTGCAGGAGCAGGGCGTTTTTTTCAGTCCTTCCCCTGAAATTGTTCATAAATGCAATTAGTAAATTATGAGGGGAAAGGCGGTGTAGCAGTAAAAGCCGCGCAGCTGACAGGTTATTGCGCAAATTCCTGCGCCCAGATTTAGGATATTTTCCGGGAGCCTACGACTAATGGGTATGTGAAAGAAGTACTGTTTTGGAAAGAGAGCGAAAAAACAGCCGGAAGCTGCTGATTATTGGGTAAGATAAAGGTACATATCCAAGAGATAAAATAATAGAAAGAATGAAAGGAAAGGAAAGGAGAATTCCATGAGTTATACTGCCAGTGAATTAGTTTTCAGCCAGACCTTTAACTGCTGGAGCCGTATTTCGTACTTATATCAGTGTGAACCGAAAATAGTAACTGTATCGATTTTTCCTGAAGCTGGCAGAAGAAGTACCCAATTTAACGCTGACACATTGAGTATCGAAGAGTTTTGGAGGGTTTGCCACGAAAAATTCAAAGCCGATTTTCCAGAAAAATAAAAATGGCGATGCTTTCAGGGAACGTTTGCCCATGTGCTCAGAGGGTAATTACCAATAGATACAAGGAATGTTAGAAGAGGTGAAAATATGACTGCCGGACTATTATTAAGCGCTGTTCCACCCAAGGGGCATCCTTTTGTGATGATCGCCACGGATTCGAAGGGGGCAAGTCTTGAGGGCGGACCGGCGGATGAAAAGGCGCAGAAGGTATTTGACGCCGAAAATGCACTGCTGGCTGTAAGTGGTGTGGCGACAGACGCCCACCGGGCCCAACTTGTGGAAATACTTGAAACACATAAAGCACAACCGATTGATAAAAAAATGCAGCTGGTGTTTGACGAAAGCATGGCTGTGAAACGCGAGCTTGGCTTAAATATGACTGCTGCGATTATGCAGTTTGACGAAAACGGGAATCCACAGGTAGCGTTCTGCTATGTCGGCACGGATGAAGGAGACCGGCAGTTCAACCCGTATACGTTCGACCGCCGGGTGCCTGAGGTCAATCACGCTTATTTTGGTGAAGACAAAGAAGGGGTCACAGACTTCCGAAAAAAGCTGGATGAGAAGCTCGATAAAAAAACAATTACCCCGGACCACCTCCGGGAATCTGCCGGATGGTTTATCCGGAGGGCAGCAGAGGCATTTCCCGAAGCGGTTAATGCAAGGGTCCAGACGAAGGTGAAGGTCTTCAGGCCCGGATTGTGAGCCGGCACAGAACATATTAATATGCAATTGAAAGGGGATAAAACTAATGAGCTTTGAAAATACATTCGCCACTAAAACACGTAAATATTTAAATATTGATGCTCAGCCCGAGCAGCAGCTGATCGAATCTACGGCGAGGGAAATCATGTATTATTTCATGGATCTTGAAGAGGAATTTAAAAATATAAACGACCGCAAGTTTCATATTGAAGCGGGCTTTCATGAAAGCTATATTAAAATCAACAAGCGAAAGCTCACTTTTGAGCTGAAGCATATTCCTTCCCACCGTATCACTATTATTCAAAAGGTGAATGGCAGTAAAGCCCATATAGACCATATTATCGCCAAAGACGATGAAGCCCGCAGTGAAGCAGATGAAACCCCCTTCAGCCGTGATTTAATCCGCCGGTATCTGATCCAGACATTCGGGGATTCTCTCGACTTAAGTAATATTTACTGATGCCCTCTCCCGGAGGGCATTTTTTATTGGGAAATTTTTTTTGACAAACGAAGTCGCGGCGGTTGAATAAATGCCAGGAGCGTCAGATAATATACATGTATAAACACGAGCCGGTTCAAGCGTGGGAACGTACGTATCGGCAAAGAAGTCAGATAATTCTTTATTTTTTTAGTGAAGCAGGAGGAGAGAGATGAAAAGCACGGCGGTATTTAAACAGATGAAAGGCCGGCAGGAGCCGATCACAATGATCACAGCGTATGACGCTCCGACGGGAAAGGCCGCAGAAAAAGCTGGAATGGATATGATACTTGTGGGTGATTCTGCGGGCATGGTCGTGCACGGCTACGATTCCACGATTCCGGTAACACTTGACGACATGGTGATGCATGCACGTGCGGTACGCCGGGGGGCTCCGGGCACATTTATCGTAGTGGATCTGCCCTTTTTAACCTATCATTCCTCTATAGAAAGCACGTTTACAGCAGTGAAGCGTCTGATGCAGGAAGGTGGTGCCCAGGCAGTTAAGCTTGAAGGGGGAGATGAAGTTACCACGGAGACCATCGCCCGCATAACGGCTGCCGGTGTACCGGTCATTGGACATCTTGGCCTTACTCCGCAGTCCGTCGGGGTGCTTGGAGGATATAAGATACAAGGGAAAACAAAAGAAGCAGCCCAGCGGTTGATAAAAGAAGCCCGAAGACTCGAACAGGCCGGTGCATTTGCGCTGGTGCTCGAATGTGTGCCTGGAGAGCTCGCTGCCCGTATTGCAATGCATCTTTCGATTCCGGTTATCGGTATAGGAGCCGGCGTCGGCACTGACGGCCAGGTGCTGGTTTTTCATGACGCTGTCGGATGGGGAGACAGCTTTGTTCCTTCCTTTGCCAAGCAGTACACTAACGTCCAGGCCCAGATTGATGAAGCCCTTGAGAGCTATGTAAGTGATGTGAAGGCGAGAGCATTTCCAGAGGACCAGCACACATTTTCCATGGATGCTTCTGTGCTGAGCGACCTTGGCAGAGGAGGTTCTGCATGAAAGTATTCACTGCCATTCAGGACATTCGAGCGCATATCGATGAAAGAAAACGCCAGGGGGAAATGATTGGATTTGTGCCGACCATGGGAGCGCTGCACGAAGGGCATTTTTCATTAATAGCCCAGGCTTTGAAAGAAAACGACGCAGTAGTGGTGAGCATTTTTGTCAATCCTCTGCAGTTTGGCCCGAATGAAGATTACGAGGCGTATCCGCGTATGCTCGATGCAGATCTTGAAAAAGCTGAAGCCCGGGGCGTCGATATAGTGTTTGCCCCTTCAGCAGCAGAGATGTATCCCGAAGAGATGCAGACAGGAGTGCGTGTGCATGAAGGAACTGAAGTCCTCTGCGGCAAAAGCCGGCCGGGGCATTTTGACGGAGTGGCGACAGTGGTGCTGAAGCTTCTGCAGATTGTTCAGCCAACGCGGGTCTATTTTGGGCAGAAGGATGCTCAGCAGGCCGCTGTAGTAACGAATATGGGCCGTGATTTTAATCTTCCCACAGAAATTGTTACTGGCCCGACGATTCGGGAGCCTGATGGTCTGGCGCTGAGCTCCCGCAATGTGAATTTAACCAGCGGGGAGCGCCGGGAAGCCGTCTGGCTGTATGAAGGATTAAAGCAGGGAGCGTTATGGATAGAAGAGGGAACTTACAGACCCCGTGAAATTCTGGAGGGGGCAAAGCATACAGTGGAAGCTAACATCTCCGGTACGCTTGATTATATGGACATTTTAACGTACCCCGGTCTCAGGCCCGTAAAGGAATGGAATGAGCGGGTAATTATTGCAGGAGCTGTACAGTTTTCGGGAGCGAGACTCATTGATAATATCATTCTTTCTCCTGGCCAGAAAGGAAGGGCGTGACACTGATGTACCGTACAATGATGAAATCAAAGCTTCACCGGGCCGTAGTTACAGAAGCAGATTTAAACTATGTTGGAAGCATTACCATTGACCGGGATCTGATGGAGGCGGTGGGCCTGTGGGAAAATGAGAAGGTGCAGGTAGTTAATAATACGAACGGGGCCCGTCTGGAAACGTACGTGATTGAAGGTCCCCGGGGAAGCGGAGTGATCTGCTTAAACGGTGCAGCCGCAAGGATGGCGCAGCCGGGAGATGTGGTAATCATTATTGCGTATGCGCTGATGGAAAATGAGACGGCCCGGGAGTTCAAGCCGGCGGTGGCAGTGCTTGACAGCCATAATCAAATCAAGCAGATGCTGTCTTACGAGCCGGCTTCGACAACACTGGATTAAAAGGAGATAATGTCTGTGCGCACACCTGAAGCTATGATGGCGCTGATCATGGAGACTGCCGAGGGCGATGAACGTGTCCGGGCCGCAGCTCTAAGCGGCTCCCGTGCAGCGGCCCAAAGCAGCAGTCCTGATCTTTTCAGCGATTTTGATATTATTTATTTTGTGGAAAATATGGAGCAAATGATTAAGGACCGGGCCTGGCTGGACGTGTTTGGGGAGATTTTGATTATGCAGACGCCGGAGGAAATGAACTTATACCGGGAATCGTCGGGGGAGTCATTTGCTTTTCTGATGCTTTTTCGGGATGGTAATCGCATTGATTTAACCTTGAAGCCTGCAGACAGCAGGTATGAGCATTGGAAGCAGGACGGTTTGACCCGCTGTCTGCTGGATAAAGATAACCCAGCTTCTGACTTTCCTGCTCCCACAGACACAGGCTACAAAACAAATGTCCCGGAAGAAGGCTTCTTTCAGCAATGCTGTAATGAGTTTTGGTGGGTGGCTGTGTATGTGGCAAAAGGCTGGAGGCGCAAGAAAATGCTCTACGCCCAGGCCCATCTGGATATTATCCGCCGCATGCTGATACAAATGCTGCAGTGGAGGGTGGTACTCGAAAAAAAGAGACCAGTTAATTTCGGCCAGGAGGCGAAGCACCTGGAAAAACACCTTGGGGATAAAAGCAATAAAAAACTGGCAGCTACTTATGCGGCAGGCTCCTACGAAAGCGTTTGGGGCTCGCTGCAGACGGCGATGGCAATGTTTGAACGGGAATCTGCTTTTGTTGCGAATCAATGCAGGTTTGAGTTGAATGAACAGGAGGGGTCAGGGGTAAAACAATATATTAAAAAGGTCGGGCGCGAGCAGTAAAATAAAAAAAGGCTCCTGCCAAGCAGCAGGAGCAAAATGAAATATGGGATAAGAGCAACAAATTGGACGAGTGCTACTCTATATGTTTATTATTACCTAAAGAGTAAGAAAAGTACACACTTTTCAGAAAAAATGGTGCTTTTACCTACAGTGGCAAATGAGTCTAAACTACTGACTGGGCATGTCCCTAATCCGTTTATAGTGAAGCTGGGCCAATTCTCCCCAACGCTTCACCTCCTGCAGATGAAGCCGTTTTGGCGGGCCCGGGCTTTGCTTAAACAACGGAATGCCGCTTCCTAAAAGATCGGGTGTGAGGGTAATAATGTATTCATCGATCAGCTCCTCGTGAAGCAGAGTGCCGATAATATCTGAGCCTCCAACAACCCAGATGCCACTTCCGGACTCCTGCTGTTTGTTTTGAAGCCATTCTGAAACGGAACCCCGTACAAAGGAGACGTGGCCGTCATTTCCCATGCGGCTGGTGGAAAAAACATAGCAGTCTTTATCGCTGTACGGAAAGGAATCCGTTAAGACGAGCACGTGTTCATAGGTTTTTCTCCCCATTACGACCGTATCCACCCGCCGGTACATTTCATCGTAGCCGTTATCATCTTCGCCTTCGGCTTTCAGCAGCCAGTCAATATTCCCTTCTGCATCAGCGATATAGCCATCGAGACTGGCGGCGATAAACAGAATTACTGGCTTCATTATGACCACTCCCCTCTGTTAGTACATTCATTTTAGCATGTTAAAGGAAGAAAATCGGAATAATTATGCGGGAAGGAGGTAAAGCATGAAGAAAAACTGGGTGTGGGTAAGTGTTGCTGCTGCAATGGTTATAGCAGGCGGTGCGGGCTATTGGGCAGACCGGCACGTTTTAATCACAAATGTCGATGGCAATGACAAAGCCTGGTATATCGAGGGCGGCAAAGCGGAGGAAGAGCTCTACCTTCTTCCGGAAACGGCAGCATCTTTATATGGAGCGGAATTAGAGCAAGAGGGTCCGGCCGTGCGTTTATCGGTGAATGGCGCTTCGTGGGAGGGAGAGCTTGCACAGAGTCCGGCGTGGTTTAACTGGAGGGGAGAAGCTTATATCCCTGCAAAAGAAGCTGCCGAAGAGCTTGCATTCGAAGAAGAAGAAACTGGGAACCGCTATACAGCCCAATTGTGGAGCCCGGCCCAGGAAAGAATCGCCAGAGTGATCGAAAAAGGCGAAGAGTTTACAGGTGTTCCGTACAAATGGGGAGCGTCTGAAACTACGACCGAGTATTTCGACTGCTCCTCCTTTACCCAGCGCATGTACGCTGAAGAAAATGTTGATCTTCCCAGGGTGTCGGAGGAACAGGCGCAGGAAGGCCGCGATGTTGCTGAAGAAGACTGGAAGCGGGGAGACCTGATTTTCTTCGATACGAATGGAGACGGCAGTATTAATCATGTGAGCATGTATATTTCTGATGAAACGCTGTTTCACGCCACAGAATCCGACGGTGTCGGCTATACTGATTTTTCGGATTACTGGAGGGACTCTGTAGTGGAAACAAAACGATTCATTGTTTAAAAGCCGTTTGGATTCGTCTTCCTAAAAAGAAAGTGATAAAATAAAGAACGGAATAGACATGGGAAGATGAAACGAGGAGGCTTTTTAAGCATGGATTTTAACAAGGTATTAAACCGGAAAAATACGAACTCGATGAAATGGGACTTTGCCGCCGAACGCTACGGCTCTTCAGAACTATGGCCAATGTGGGTAGCGGATATGGATTTCCAGGCTCCGCAGCCTGTACTTGATGCGATGCAGGAGGTGCTTGATCACGGAATTTTCGGCTATCACCGGCGCCCGGAATCACTGAAGGACGCGACGACCGAATGGATTCGCACCCGCCACAACTGGAATGTAAGCAATGAGCAGCTCGTCTTTACCCCTGGTGTAGTGCCGGCGATCAGTCACCTGATTCAGACATTTACCGAAAAAGGTGAGGGCGTTATTCTGCAGACACCGGTCTACTATCCGTTCTATATGCTGGTGGATAATAATGAACGAACGCTTTATAAGAACCCGCTGAAGGAAACAGACGAAGGATTTACTATCGATGTGGAAAACCTTGAAGAACAGATGAAAGCCGGCGCGAAAATGCTTTTACTGTGCAGTCCCCATAACCCTATCGGCCGGGTGTGGACCGAGGATGAGCTGCAGCAGATCGCCGCTCTGGCAGAGAAATACAACGTGCTGGTAGTATCCGATGAAATCCACGCAGATCTTATTCTCTCCGGCGTGCATGTGCCGTTTTCGAAGGCAGCGGAGGGCTATGATGTGGAAACCATCACCTGCATGGCTCCAAGCAAAACCTTTAATCTTGCAGCCCTGCAGCTGTCCTACGTTGTTTTTGAGAAAAAAGCTTCGCAAAAAGCATACGAAGCTCATCTGCAGCGCAATTTCGTCGGAATCGACAACCCGTTTGCCACAGTCGCTGCTGAAGCCGCCTACCGGCACGGGACCGGGTGGCTGGAGGAACTGCTCGTTCATCTGCGGGAAAACGTTGATTACTTGAAGGATCAACTGGAGTCGGCAATCCCGGAATCACATGTTATTAAGCCGGAAGGGACGTATCTTGTCTGGATTGATCTCCGGGGTCTTGGCATGGACAAAAAAGAACTGGAGGAATGGCTGCGCAAAGAAGCAGGGGTAGCTCTGAGTGACGGGCATATCTTTGGAGATGAAGGTGCTGGTTTTGTACGTATTAACGTCGCCTGCCCCCGTACGCATATCGATGAAGGTGTGCGCCGCTTAAAAGAAGCATATGAACGCACTATCCAGACTGCCGGCCGTAAGTCATGAAGACCTTCCGTCTTGTCCGCCTCAGCTTGTTTCAAAAAGACGGTGACGCGATTGAAATGCATGAGATAAAAATGAAGGAAGGCCTTATTATTAATCGCGAAGAGCCTGATAGATCCTGGCTGCTTGATGCGGTGATACCTACTGAGTATGAAGATATCATTCATGAGTGGGAAAGACACGAAGAGGAAATGCTGATGGAAGCAGTCATCACCCATCCCGACAATGCCCCGGCGCTTTTAAGGGGCGTCGTAAAAAAAACTACAAGACTTGAGCATTCTCTTGGCGTTTTAATTCAGGCGTATATGGCTGGAAAAGATGAAAACATCACCGAATTGATATTAAAAGAGCTGATTACCGAAGGATATGAAGGTAATCAGCTTATGGAAGAGTTTCACGAGCGAAAAAACGATCAG
Proteins encoded in this region:
- a CDS encoding DUF3942 family protein; the protein is MSFENTFATKTRKYLNIDAQPEQQLIESTAREIMYYFMDLEEEFKNINDRKFHIEAGFHESYIKINKRKLTFELKHIPSHRITIIQKVNGSKAHIDHIIAKDDEARSEADETPFSRDLIRRYLIQTFGDSLDLSNIY
- the panB gene encoding 3-methyl-2-oxobutanoate hydroxymethyltransferase, giving the protein MKSTAVFKQMKGRQEPITMITAYDAPTGKAAEKAGMDMILVGDSAGMVVHGYDSTIPVTLDDMVMHARAVRRGAPGTFIVVDLPFLTYHSSIESTFTAVKRLMQEGGAQAVKLEGGDEVTTETIARITAAGVPVIGHLGLTPQSVGVLGGYKIQGKTKEAAQRLIKEARRLEQAGAFALVLECVPGELAARIAMHLSIPVIGIGAGVGTDGQVLVFHDAVGWGDSFVPSFAKQYTNVQAQIDEALESYVSDVKARAFPEDQHTFSMDASVLSDLGRGGSA
- the panC gene encoding pantoate--beta-alanine ligase, whose amino-acid sequence is MKVFTAIQDIRAHIDERKRQGEMIGFVPTMGALHEGHFSLIAQALKENDAVVVSIFVNPLQFGPNEDYEAYPRMLDADLEKAEARGVDIVFAPSAAEMYPEEMQTGVRVHEGTEVLCGKSRPGHFDGVATVVLKLLQIVQPTRVYFGQKDAQQAAVVTNMGRDFNLPTEIVTGPTIREPDGLALSSRNVNLTSGERREAVWLYEGLKQGALWIEEGTYRPREILEGAKHTVEANISGTLDYMDILTYPGLRPVKEWNERVIIAGAVQFSGARLIDNIILSPGQKGRA
- the panD gene encoding aspartate 1-decarboxylase: MYRTMMKSKLHRAVVTEADLNYVGSITIDRDLMEAVGLWENEKVQVVNNTNGARLETYVIEGPRGSGVICLNGAAARMAQPGDVVIIIAYALMENETAREFKPAVAVLDSHNQIKQMLSYEPASTTLD
- a CDS encoding aminoglycoside 6-adenylyltransferase codes for the protein MRTPEAMMALIMETAEGDERVRAAALSGSRAAAQSSSPDLFSDFDIIYFVENMEQMIKDRAWLDVFGEILIMQTPEEMNLYRESSGESFAFLMLFRDGNRIDLTLKPADSRYEHWKQDGLTRCLLDKDNPASDFPAPTDTGYKTNVPEEGFFQQCCNEFWWVAVYVAKGWRRKKMLYAQAHLDIIRRMLIQMLQWRVVLEKKRPVNFGQEAKHLEKHLGDKSNKKLAATYAAGSYESVWGSLQTAMAMFERESAFVANQCRFELNEQEGSGVKQYIKKVGREQ
- a CDS encoding dihydrofolate reductase family protein; its protein translation is MKPVILFIAASLDGYIADAEGNIDWLLKAEGEDDNGYDEMYRRVDTVVMGRKTYEHVLVLTDSFPYSDKDCYVFSTSRMGNDGHVSFVRGSVSEWLQNKQQESGSGIWVVGGSDIIGTLLHEELIDEYIITLTPDLLGSGIPLFKQSPGPPKRLHLQEVKRWGELAQLHYKRIRDMPSQ
- a CDS encoding C40 family peptidase; the protein is MKKNWVWVSVAAAMVIAGGAGYWADRHVLITNVDGNDKAWYIEGGKAEEELYLLPETAASLYGAELEQEGPAVRLSVNGASWEGELAQSPAWFNWRGEAYIPAKEAAEELAFEEEETGNRYTAQLWSPAQERIARVIEKGEEFTGVPYKWGASETTTEYFDCSSFTQRMYAEENVDLPRVSEEQAQEGRDVAEEDWKRGDLIFFDTNGDGSINHVSMYISDETLFHATESDGVGYTDFSDYWRDSVVETKRFIV
- a CDS encoding MalY/PatB family protein; its protein translation is MDFNKVLNRKNTNSMKWDFAAERYGSSELWPMWVADMDFQAPQPVLDAMQEVLDHGIFGYHRRPESLKDATTEWIRTRHNWNVSNEQLVFTPGVVPAISHLIQTFTEKGEGVILQTPVYYPFYMLVDNNERTLYKNPLKETDEGFTIDVENLEEQMKAGAKMLLLCSPHNPIGRVWTEDELQQIAALAEKYNVLVVSDEIHADLILSGVHVPFSKAAEGYDVETITCMAPSKTFNLAALQLSYVVFEKKASQKAYEAHLQRNFVGIDNPFATVAAEAAYRHGTGWLEELLVHLRENVDYLKDQLESAIPESHVIKPEGTYLVWIDLRGLGMDKKELEEWLRKEAGVALSDGHIFGDEGAGFVRINVACPRTHIDEGVRRLKEAYERTIQTAGRKS
- a CDS encoding YwpF family protein; the protein is MKTFRLVRLSLFQKDGDAIEMHEIKMKEGLIINREEPDRSWLLDAVIPTEYEDIIHEWERHEEEMLMEAVITHPDNAPALLRGVVKKTTRLEHSLGVLIQAYMAGKDENITELILKELITEGYEGNQLMEEFHERKNDQRSWSKAMAARLYSRQEK